A section of the Hevea brasiliensis isolate MT/VB/25A 57/8 chromosome 17, ASM3005281v1, whole genome shotgun sequence genome encodes:
- the LOC110658220 gene encoding receptor-like protein EIX2 isoform X2, with translation MIITYTRSFFLFVLLVEHLLSPALGFILGVGDGHIQCIETERRALLNIKQDLIDDHGHLDSWGSEEEKRDCCEWRGIQCSNQTGHITVLDLHVAELGDRHKPLRENSVEILSLEKNQLHGSLPDITRFSSLKELNVYQNNLDGYFPESFSQLSGLVVLDVAHNKLAGSLPDLTMFPSLKMLSISHNRLNGTITESLGGLSKLEILYANDNSFNGLITETHFWNLSQLQELFLNDNPLVLKFNSDWFPPFQLDVICLMSCNLGPDFPKWLQTQNDYISLDISDAGLSGSVPEWFWDLSPRVRFLNLSYNQLSGTVPDLSSKFVGSPGIDLSSNLFEGHLPLFPSNALSLSLSKNRFSGSISSVCNTMGRKFSFLDLSDNLLSGFIDDDCFTNGQQLIVLNLADNKFSGKIPTSVGSLSELQTFSLRNNSFSGEIPLSLRNCSRLRFLDLSYNRLSGKIPAWIGESQHNLVFFNLQSNEFHGSIPVQLCWLQNILLLDLSVNNISGTIPHCLENFTHMSRKQLDDNNNIYGYNFSASWGEGGGFQAKYADRALIGWKGRAYKYDKNLRLLRIINLAVNRLSGEIPGEITSLLALVGFNLSRNYLTGMIPGDIGKLKQLQWLDLSRNRLSGVIPASMAELHFLSYMDLSYNNLSGRIPTSTQLQSFDASSFAGNSEICGQPVIKKCPGDERPQVGPRKDDSQDNEENDDELRKWFLAGLGSGFSIGFVGVLGILVQRPSWIPAFF, from the exons ATGATCATAACATATACAAGATCCTTTTTTTTATTCGTTCTGCTTGTAGAGCACTTGTTATCACCAGCTCTTGGGTTCATTCTAGGAGTTGGAGATGGTCATATTCAGTGCATAGAGACCGAGAGACGAGCACTTCTCAATATCAAACAAGACCTTATAGACGACCACGGACATCTCGATTCTTGGGGGAgtgaagaagagaagagagaTTGTTGCGAATGGAGAGGGATCCAGTGCAGCAACCAAACTGGTCACATCACTGTTCTTGATCTTCATGTTGCCGAGCTCGGTGATAGACACAAGCCCCTGAGAG AGAACTCGGTGGAGATTCTGAGCTTAGAAAAGAATCAGCTTCATGGTTCATTGCCTGATATCACAAGATTTTCTTCCTTGAAAGAACTGAATGTCTATCAAAATAATCTGGATGGCTACTTTCCAGAAAGCTTCAGCCAACTTTCTGGTCTCGTTGTCTTGGATGTGGCTCACAACAAACTGGCAGGATCATTACCTGATCTTACAATGTTTCCATCGTTGAAGATGTTAAGCATTTCTCACAATAGATTGAATGGGACTATAACTGAAAGTCTCGGAGGCCTATCTAAGCTTGAGATTTTGTATGCTAACGATAATTCTTTCAATGGTTTAATTACCGAAACTCACTTTTGGAATCTCTCCCAATTACAGGAATTGTTCTTGAATGACAACCCTCTGGTTTTGAAATTCAACTCTGATTGGTTTCCTCCTTTTCAGTTGGATGTAATATGTCTTATGTCCTGCAATTTGGGGCCTGATTTCCCGAAATGGCTTCAAACTCAAAATGACTATATCTCACTTGATATCTCAGATGCTGGACTTTCAGGTTCTGTTCCTGAGTGGTTTTGGGACCTATCTCCTAGGGTGCGTTTTCTGAATCTCTCTTACAACCAATTGAGTGGCACGGTGCCAGATTTATCCTCAAAATTCGTTGGCAGCCCAGGAATAGATTTGAGTTCAAATCTTTTTGAAGGTCATTTGCCACTCTTTCCTTCCAATGCTTTATCATTGAGTCTTTCTAAAAATAGATTTTCGGGCTCCATCTCTTCGGTATGCAACACAATGGGCAGGAAATTCAGTTTTCTGGACCTCTCAGATAACTTATTGTCTGGATTCATTGATGATGATTGTTTCACGAATGGACAACAACTGATTGTCCTGAACTTGGCTGACAACAAATTTTCGGGAAAAATTCCAACCTCTGTGGGATCTCTATCTGAGCTCCAAACATTCAGTTTACGAAATAATAGCTTCTCTGGAGAAATACCTTTATCCTTAAGGAATTGCAGTCGGCTGAGATTTTTGGACCTTAGTTATAATAGATTATCCGGGAAAATACCTGCATGGATCGGGGAAAGCCAGCATAATTTGGTCTTTTTCAATTTACAGTCTAATGAGTTTCATGGAAGCATACCAGTTCAGTTATGTTGGTTACAAAATATTCTGTTGTTGGATCTCTCCGTAAACAATATTTCAGGAACCATACCCCATTGCCTGGAGAATTTCACCCATATGTCAAGAAAACAGTTAGACGACAACAATAACATATATGGTTACAATTTTTCTGCATCTTGGGGAGAAGGTGGCGGTTTTCAAGCCAAGTATGCTGATAGGGCCCTGATTGGATGGAAAGGAAGAGCATACAAATATGACAAAAATCTTCGTCTGTTAAGGATCATTAATCTTGCAGTAAACAGATTATCTGGGGAAATTCCAGGGGAAATAACAAGTCTTCTAGCTCTGGTTGGATTCAACTTATCAAGAAattatttgactggaatgattcCTGGGGATATTGGAAAATTGAAGCAGTTACAGTGGCTAGATTTATCCAGAAATCGATTATCAGGAGTCATTCCTGCTAGCATGGCTGAGCTACACTTTTTGAGTTACATGGACCTTTCCTACAACAACTTGTCAGGGAGAATTCCAACAAGCACTCAGCTTCAGAGCTTTGATGCTTCTAGTTTTGCTGGTAATTCGGAAATCTGTGGGCAACCGGTGATCAAAAAATGTCCTGGAGATGAGAGGCCTCAAGTTGGACCAAGAAAAGATGATAGCCAAGACAACGAAGAAAACGATGATGAATTGAGGAAATGGTTTTTAGCCGGTTTGGGTTCTGGATTCAGTATTGGCTTTGTGGGAGTTTTAGGCATTTTAGTGCAACGGCCTTCTTGGATCCCTGCCTTTTTCTAG
- the LOC110658220 gene encoding receptor-like protein EIX1 isoform X1 — translation MIITYTRSFFLFVLLVEHLLSPALGFILGVGDGHIQCIETERRALLNIKQDLIDDHGHLDSWGSEEEKRDCCEWRGIQCSNQTGHITVLDLHVAELGDRHKPLRGKINHSLLKLQHLRYLDLSYNDFQGTRLPNFNDSLRKLRYLNISNVGFTGTLSYQLRNLSSLQSLDLSYNNFSKVENLEWLSHLSYLETLDLSGNRLGEDGYWLHVVNRLPYLTNLHLSSCDLANIIPMSNSLANSSTSLAVLDLSSNYFSYPVFQWVFNLNSSLVDINLSDNHLEGFVPYAFQYMASLKNLNLSFNELKGTIPNFFGNFCSLHTLDLAGNNLTGQLPVFLEHLSGCAENSVEILSLEKNQLHGSLPDITRFSSLKELNVYQNNLDGYFPESFSQLSGLVVLDVAHNKLAGSLPDLTMFPSLKMLSISHNRLNGTITESLGGLSKLEILYANDNSFNGLITETHFWNLSQLQELFLNDNPLVLKFNSDWFPPFQLDVICLMSCNLGPDFPKWLQTQNDYISLDISDAGLSGSVPEWFWDLSPRVRFLNLSYNQLSGTVPDLSSKFVGSPGIDLSSNLFEGHLPLFPSNALSLSLSKNRFSGSISSVCNTMGRKFSFLDLSDNLLSGFIDDDCFTNGQQLIVLNLADNKFSGKIPTSVGSLSELQTFSLRNNSFSGEIPLSLRNCSRLRFLDLSYNRLSGKIPAWIGESQHNLVFFNLQSNEFHGSIPVQLCWLQNILLLDLSVNNISGTIPHCLENFTHMSRKQLDDNNNIYGYNFSASWGEGGGFQAKYADRALIGWKGRAYKYDKNLRLLRIINLAVNRLSGEIPGEITSLLALVGFNLSRNYLTGMIPGDIGKLKQLQWLDLSRNRLSGVIPASMAELHFLSYMDLSYNNLSGRIPTSTQLQSFDASSFAGNSEICGQPVIKKCPGDERPQVGPRKDDSQDNEENDDELRKWFLAGLGSGFSIGFVGVLGILVQRPSWIPAFF, via the coding sequence ATGATCATAACATATACAAGATCCTTTTTTTTATTCGTTCTGCTTGTAGAGCACTTGTTATCACCAGCTCTTGGGTTCATTCTAGGAGTTGGAGATGGTCATATTCAGTGCATAGAGACCGAGAGACGAGCACTTCTCAATATCAAACAAGACCTTATAGACGACCACGGACATCTCGATTCTTGGGGGAgtgaagaagagaagagagaTTGTTGCGAATGGAGAGGGATCCAGTGCAGCAACCAAACTGGTCACATCACTGTTCTTGATCTTCATGTTGCCGAGCTCGGTGATAGACACAAGCCCCTGAGAGGTAAAATTAATCATTCACTGCTCAAATTGCAACATCTTCGCTATTTGGACTTGAGTTACAATGATTTTCAAGGGACTCGGCTCCCTAATTTCAACGACTCTCTGAGAAAATTAAGATATCTCAATATCTCCAATGTTGGTTTCACTGGAACCCTCTCATATCAGCTTAGGAACCTCTCAAGCTTGCAGTCTCTTGATCTTAGTTATAATAATTTTTCTAAAGTTGAAAACCTTGAGTGGCTTTCTCATCTTTCTTATTTAGAAACCCTGGATTTAAGTGGGAATCGCCTTGGCGAAGACGGATATTGGTTGCATGTAGTTAACAGGCTCCCTTATCTAACAAACTTGCATCTAAGCTCCTGTGACCTTGCAAATATCATTCCGATGTCTAATTCCCTTGCAAATTCTTCCACTTCTCTTGCAGTCCTTGATCTCTCTTCCAACTATTTCTCTTATCCAGTATTCCAGTGGGTTTTTAACTTGAATAGCAGCCTTGTTGATATTAATCTCAGTGATAATCATTTGGAAGGCTTCGTTCCATATGCATTTCAGTACATGGCTTCTCTTAAAAATCTTAATCTTTCCTTTAATGAACTTAAAGGAACAATTCCAAACTTTTTTGGAAATTTCTGTAGTTTGCATACGCTAGATCTTGCTGGGAATAATCTCACTGGACAGCTTCCTGTGTTTCTTGAACATTTGTCTGGGTGTGCAGAGAACTCGGTGGAGATTCTGAGCTTAGAAAAGAATCAGCTTCATGGTTCATTGCCTGATATCACAAGATTTTCTTCCTTGAAAGAACTGAATGTCTATCAAAATAATCTGGATGGCTACTTTCCAGAAAGCTTCAGCCAACTTTCTGGTCTCGTTGTCTTGGATGTGGCTCACAACAAACTGGCAGGATCATTACCTGATCTTACAATGTTTCCATCGTTGAAGATGTTAAGCATTTCTCACAATAGATTGAATGGGACTATAACTGAAAGTCTCGGAGGCCTATCTAAGCTTGAGATTTTGTATGCTAACGATAATTCTTTCAATGGTTTAATTACCGAAACTCACTTTTGGAATCTCTCCCAATTACAGGAATTGTTCTTGAATGACAACCCTCTGGTTTTGAAATTCAACTCTGATTGGTTTCCTCCTTTTCAGTTGGATGTAATATGTCTTATGTCCTGCAATTTGGGGCCTGATTTCCCGAAATGGCTTCAAACTCAAAATGACTATATCTCACTTGATATCTCAGATGCTGGACTTTCAGGTTCTGTTCCTGAGTGGTTTTGGGACCTATCTCCTAGGGTGCGTTTTCTGAATCTCTCTTACAACCAATTGAGTGGCACGGTGCCAGATTTATCCTCAAAATTCGTTGGCAGCCCAGGAATAGATTTGAGTTCAAATCTTTTTGAAGGTCATTTGCCACTCTTTCCTTCCAATGCTTTATCATTGAGTCTTTCTAAAAATAGATTTTCGGGCTCCATCTCTTCGGTATGCAACACAATGGGCAGGAAATTCAGTTTTCTGGACCTCTCAGATAACTTATTGTCTGGATTCATTGATGATGATTGTTTCACGAATGGACAACAACTGATTGTCCTGAACTTGGCTGACAACAAATTTTCGGGAAAAATTCCAACCTCTGTGGGATCTCTATCTGAGCTCCAAACATTCAGTTTACGAAATAATAGCTTCTCTGGAGAAATACCTTTATCCTTAAGGAATTGCAGTCGGCTGAGATTTTTGGACCTTAGTTATAATAGATTATCCGGGAAAATACCTGCATGGATCGGGGAAAGCCAGCATAATTTGGTCTTTTTCAATTTACAGTCTAATGAGTTTCATGGAAGCATACCAGTTCAGTTATGTTGGTTACAAAATATTCTGTTGTTGGATCTCTCCGTAAACAATATTTCAGGAACCATACCCCATTGCCTGGAGAATTTCACCCATATGTCAAGAAAACAGTTAGACGACAACAATAACATATATGGTTACAATTTTTCTGCATCTTGGGGAGAAGGTGGCGGTTTTCAAGCCAAGTATGCTGATAGGGCCCTGATTGGATGGAAAGGAAGAGCATACAAATATGACAAAAATCTTCGTCTGTTAAGGATCATTAATCTTGCAGTAAACAGATTATCTGGGGAAATTCCAGGGGAAATAACAAGTCTTCTAGCTCTGGTTGGATTCAACTTATCAAGAAattatttgactggaatgattcCTGGGGATATTGGAAAATTGAAGCAGTTACAGTGGCTAGATTTATCCAGAAATCGATTATCAGGAGTCATTCCTGCTAGCATGGCTGAGCTACACTTTTTGAGTTACATGGACCTTTCCTACAACAACTTGTCAGGGAGAATTCCAACAAGCACTCAGCTTCAGAGCTTTGATGCTTCTAGTTTTGCTGGTAATTCGGAAATCTGTGGGCAACCGGTGATCAAAAAATGTCCTGGAGATGAGAGGCCTCAAGTTGGACCAAGAAAAGATGATAGCCAAGACAACGAAGAAAACGATGATGAATTGAGGAAATGGTTTTTAGCCGGTTTGGGTTCTGGATTCAGTATTGGCTTTGTGGGAGTTTTAGGCATTTTAGTGCAACGGCCTTCTTGGATCCCTGCCTTTTTCTAG